In Lepus europaeus isolate LE1 chromosome 23, mLepTim1.pri, whole genome shotgun sequence, a single genomic region encodes these proteins:
- the MTFP1 gene encoding mitochondrial fission process protein 1, which yields MSEPQPRGAERDLYRDTWVRYLGYANEVGEAFRSLVPAAVVWLSYGVSSSYVLADAVDKGRKAGEVPSPGGGRGTRVTVAVVDTFVWQALASVAIPGFTINRICAASLYVLGTATRWPLAVRKWTTTALGLLAIPVIIHPIDRSVDFLLNSSLRKLYPSVGKPSSS from the exons ATGTCGGAGCCGCAGCCGCGGGGCGCCGAGCGCGACCTCTACCGGGACACGTGGGTGCGATACTTGG GCTATGCCAATGAAGTGGGGGAGGCTTTTCGCTCGTTGGTGCCGGCGGCTGTGGTGTGGCTGAGCTATGGGGTGTCCAGCTCCTACGTGCTGGCCGATGCCGTTGACAAAGGCAGGAAGGCGGGAGAG GTGCCCAGTCCCGGAGGAGGCCGCGGCACCAGAGTGACCGTAGCTGTAGTGGACACCTTTGTGTGGCAGGCTCTGGCCTCCGTGGCCATCCCTGGCTTCACCATCAACCGTATATGTGCCGCCTCTCTCTACGTCCTGGGCACTGCCACCCGCTGGCCCCTGGCCGTCCGCAAGTGGACCACGACCGCGCTCGGGCTGCTGGCCATCCCCGTCATCATCCACCCCATCGACAG GTCGGTGGACTTCCTGTTGAACTCCAGCCTGCGTAAGCTCTATCCATCCGTGGGGAAGCCCAGCTCCTCCTGA